DNA from Paraburkholderia sp. BL10I2N1:
TCGCACCGTCCAGCGGGCTCCAGTGTGCTGAAAACGCACTGTAAGCCGCTGATTCGCAAGCGTCTTTACGAAAACATCCCATGCCGCGCCCGCTCTCAGCCACCATTCATACCGCCGCTCTCGCCAATAATCTCGCCGTCGTCCGCCGCTACGCGCCGAAGTCCCGGATCTGGGCCGTCGTGAAGGCTAATGCCTATGGTCACGGGCTCGCCCGGGCATTCCCGGGTTTGCGCGCAACAGACGGCTTCGGATTGCTCGACCTCGAAGAAGCCGTGAAGTTGCGGGAATTGGGCTGGGCCGGTCCAATTTTGCTGCTGGAAGGCTTTTTCCGTCCGACCGATCTCGATGTCGTCGACCGTTACAGTCTGAGCACGGCAGTGCATTCGGACGAGCAGATGCGCATGCTGGAAATGGCGCGTCTGTCGAAGCCCGTCAATATCCAGTTGAAGATGAACAGCGGCATGAACCGTCTCGGCTATACGCCTGAGCGGTTTCGCGCTGCGTGGGAGCGGGCCCGTGCGTGTCAGGGCGTCGGCCAGATCACGCTCATGACGCATTTCGCCGACGCCGACAGCGAGCGCGGCGTCGCGGACCAGATGGAAGCCTTCGAGCGCGGCGCAGAGGGGATTGCGGGCGCGCGCAGCCTGTCGAACTCGGCGGCGACGTTGTGGCATCCCGCTGCCCATTTCGACTGGGTGCGCCCGGGCATCATTCTTTATGGCGCGTCGCCGTCAGGTGTGACGGCGGACATCCAAGGAACCGGGTTGCAGCCGGCCATGACGCTTGCCTCCGAGCTGATCGCCGTGCAGATGCTCGCC
Protein-coding regions in this window:
- the alr gene encoding alanine racemase; translated protein: MPRPLSATIHTAALANNLAVVRRYAPKSRIWAVVKANAYGHGLARAFPGLRATDGFGLLDLEEAVKLRELGWAGPILLLEGFFRPTDLDVVDRYSLSTAVHSDEQMRMLEMARLSKPVNIQLKMNSGMNRLGYTPERFRAAWERARACQGVGQITLMTHFADADSERGVADQMEAFERGAEGIAGARSLSNSAATLWHPAAHFDWVRPGIILYGASPSGVTADIQGTGLQPAMTLASELIAVQMLAEGQTVGYGSTFAARGPMRIGVVACGYADGYPRVAPEGTPAIVDGVLTRLVGRVSMDMITVDLTPCPTANVGSRVELWGANLPIDDVARSCGTIGYELMCAVAPRVPVRAE